One region of Mycolicibacterium insubricum genomic DNA includes:
- a CDS encoding cytochrome P450, which produces MTKPSVVFDPFSDEYYNDPYDIYLRMQDEAPVYYNEEHDFYALTRHEDVAAALKDHETYSSSKGCDLSMIRSGENVVKSIIFMDPPEHRYMRSLVNKAFTPRAIQSQRETVEGLIDRYLSKVDADNFDVVADFSGPFPVEVITRMAGVPEEYRQKVREWIDISLTREPGNIGYTEAGMAAAIESGTYYYQLAQERRANPQDDMISRLIAAEVPDDHGGTRKLDDIEIAGFTSLLGGAGAETVTKLVGSAIVTFARYPDQWQKLRDDRSLLPGAVEEMLRFDGPVHYNVRFTLREATLHGVTIPAGKPVFLMKAAANRDPRAFTNAGVFDIERDRTEAQNLGFGYGIHSCLGAALARMETTIAMDRLLDFMPSYEVQWDGLERVHMQNVAGYHHVPVKVLR; this is translated from the coding sequence ATGACGAAGCCCTCGGTGGTGTTCGATCCGTTCTCGGACGAGTACTACAACGATCCGTACGACATCTACCTGCGGATGCAGGACGAGGCGCCGGTCTACTACAACGAAGAGCACGACTTCTACGCACTGACCCGGCACGAGGACGTCGCCGCCGCGCTCAAGGACCACGAAACGTACTCGTCGTCCAAGGGCTGCGACCTGTCGATGATCCGGTCCGGGGAGAACGTGGTGAAGTCCATCATCTTCATGGACCCGCCCGAGCACCGCTACATGCGCAGCCTGGTGAACAAGGCGTTCACCCCGCGGGCCATCCAGTCCCAGCGCGAGACCGTCGAAGGACTCATCGACCGGTACCTGTCCAAAGTGGATGCGGACAACTTCGACGTCGTCGCCGACTTCTCCGGGCCTTTCCCGGTGGAGGTCATCACCCGGATGGCCGGAGTCCCCGAGGAGTACCGGCAGAAGGTCCGCGAGTGGATCGACATCTCGCTGACCCGCGAGCCGGGCAACATCGGCTACACCGAGGCCGGGATGGCCGCGGCCATCGAATCCGGCACCTACTACTACCAGCTGGCACAGGAGCGGCGCGCCAACCCGCAGGACGACATGATCAGCCGGCTCATCGCGGCCGAGGTGCCCGACGACCACGGCGGCACCCGCAAACTCGATGACATCGAGATCGCCGGCTTCACCTCGCTGCTCGGCGGCGCGGGCGCGGAGACCGTCACCAAGCTGGTGGGCAGCGCCATCGTCACCTTCGCCCGGTACCCGGATCAGTGGCAGAAGCTGCGCGACGACCGCAGCCTGCTGCCCGGCGCCGTGGAGGAGATGCTGCGCTTCGACGGGCCGGTGCACTACAACGTCCGGTTCACCCTGCGCGAGGCGACGCTGCACGGCGTCACGATCCCGGCCGGTAAGCCGGTGTTCCTGATGAAGGCCGCCGCCAACCGCGATCCCCGCGCCTTCACCAACGCCGGGGTGTTCGACATCGAGCGCGATCGGACCGAGGCGCAGAACCTGGGCTTCGGCTACGGCATCCACAGCTGCCTCGGTGCGGCGCTGGCCCGGATGGAAACGACGATCGCGATGGATCGGCTGCTGGACTTCATGCCCTCCTACGAGGTGCAGTGGGACGGACTGGAGCGGGTGCACATGCAGAATGTGGCCGGCTACCACCATGTTCCGGTGAAGGTGCTCCGATGA
- a CDS encoding NADH-ubiquinone oxidoreductase-F iron-sulfur binding region domain-containing protein — translation MTAHADTARLSVVGWPGLQARLLRTDPGTESLADYTAAGGYRPLGDADTLLTEVTAAGVQGRGGAAFPLGVKLATVRTSHRAGWDTVVLANGEEGEPASVKDRWLMRNRPHLVLDGLRLAAHLVGARHAHVYVSDPAAAAAVSAALTELGPDALGDVSVSLRVVDPGYVAGEETAAVRAINGGPAKPSDKPPRPFLEGIGGLPTLVSNVETLANLPYIAAHGAADYRSVGTDASPGSFLATITVAGRDPVLYELPHGIGVAELLAHHGVAGDSVRGALLGGYFAGLVNREVLDATVDHAGFAAIGSGLGCGAIALITDECPVAVAASVLEYFGRENAGQCGSCFNGTAAMAAVAVALREHTADAEDLARLRRWSQVLRGRGACGTLDAATNIAASLLNKFGADVDAHLGNSCAVCAAGAYVAERPFEVEAR, via the coding sequence ATGACCGCCCACGCCGACACCGCGCGACTGTCCGTCGTGGGCTGGCCCGGCCTGCAGGCCCGGCTGCTGCGCACCGATCCGGGCACCGAGTCACTGGCCGACTACACCGCCGCCGGCGGGTACCGACCCCTCGGTGACGCCGACACGCTGCTTACCGAGGTCACCGCGGCCGGTGTCCAGGGCCGCGGTGGTGCCGCGTTCCCTCTCGGGGTGAAGTTGGCCACCGTGCGGACCTCGCACCGGGCCGGCTGGGACACCGTCGTGCTGGCCAACGGCGAAGAGGGCGAGCCCGCCTCGGTCAAGGACCGCTGGCTGATGCGGAACCGTCCGCATCTGGTGCTCGACGGGCTGCGGCTGGCCGCGCACCTGGTCGGCGCCCGGCACGCCCACGTGTACGTCTCCGATCCCGCCGCGGCGGCTGCGGTCAGCGCCGCACTGACCGAGCTCGGCCCCGACGCGCTGGGCGACGTGTCGGTGAGCCTGCGCGTGGTGGATCCGGGCTATGTGGCCGGTGAGGAGACCGCAGCGGTGCGGGCCATCAACGGCGGTCCGGCCAAACCCAGCGACAAGCCGCCGAGGCCCTTCCTGGAGGGCATCGGCGGGCTGCCCACCCTGGTCAGCAATGTGGAGACGCTGGCGAACCTGCCCTATATCGCCGCCCACGGCGCCGCGGACTACCGCTCCGTCGGCACCGACGCCAGCCCGGGCAGCTTCCTGGCCACCATCACCGTCGCCGGACGCGATCCGGTCCTCTACGAACTGCCGCACGGAATCGGCGTCGCCGAACTGCTCGCGCACCACGGTGTTGCAGGCGATTCCGTTCGCGGGGCACTGCTCGGCGGCTATTTCGCCGGGCTGGTCAACCGCGAGGTGCTCGACGCGACCGTCGACCACGCCGGGTTCGCCGCGATCGGCAGCGGCCTGGGCTGCGGCGCCATCGCACTGATCACCGACGAATGCCCGGTGGCGGTGGCGGCCTCGGTGCTGGAGTACTTCGGCCGGGAGAACGCCGGCCAGTGCGGCTCGTGTTTCAACGGCACCGCGGCGATGGCCGCAGTCGCAGTCGCGCTGCGCGAGCACACCGCCGACGCCGAGGACCTGGCGCGACTGCGCCGCTGGTCCCAGGTGCTGCGCGGCCGGGGCGCCTGCGGCACCCTGGACGCGGCCACCAACATCGCCGCCAGCCTGCTGAACAAATTCGGCGCCGACGTCGACGCACACCTGGGGAACAGCTGCGCGGTGTGCGCCGCGGGTGCCTATGTCGCCGAGCGGCCGTTTGAGGTGGAGGCGCGATGA
- a CDS encoding thiolase C-terminal domain-containing protein, protein MSQRILLPQLTFDNEFFWKSGEDGKLRIQECRACSALIHPPQPICRYCRSHDMGVREVSGRAVLSAFTVNERFAIPGLKPPYVIAQVAIEEDPRVRLTTNIIGEDPSGTFDGAGLEIGQIVEVFFQQYEDVWLPLFKPVSPVEHGALPVDEIAPTDFAKHVRPMLTRKKFEDSAAITGIGASKMGRRLMVPPLSLTIEACEAAVADAGLTLDDIDGMSTYPSMDAVGMGEGGVTVLEGALGIKPTWINGGMDTFGPGGSVIAAVMAVATGMAKHVLCFRTLWEATYQALAKEGKVSPPGGPRSNSYQLPFGAMSAAHTLALNAQRHFHRYGTTRETLGWIALNQRANAALNPTAIYRDPMTMEDYLSARMITTPFGLYDCDVPCDGAVAVVVSAVDAAADLAKPPVRIEAVGTQIIERTDWDQTTLTHEPQVLGQAAHLWTRTNLRPADVDVAQLYDGFTFNCLSWLEALGFCGIGEAKDFLDGGTNIARDGVIPVNTHGGQLSHGRTHGMGLIHEAVTQLRGEAGERQVPNAKVAVASSGGLTPSGVMLLRSDS, encoded by the coding sequence GTGAGTCAACGAATTCTGCTGCCGCAGCTGACATTCGACAACGAGTTCTTCTGGAAGTCCGGCGAGGACGGCAAGCTGCGGATCCAGGAATGCCGGGCGTGCTCGGCGCTGATCCACCCGCCCCAGCCGATCTGCCGGTACTGCCGCAGCCACGACATGGGTGTGCGGGAGGTCTCCGGGCGCGCGGTGCTGTCGGCGTTCACCGTCAACGAGCGCTTCGCCATTCCCGGTCTGAAACCGCCATACGTGATCGCCCAGGTGGCCATCGAGGAGGACCCGCGGGTCCGGTTGACCACCAACATCATCGGCGAGGATCCCTCCGGAACCTTCGACGGTGCCGGGCTGGAGATCGGCCAGATCGTCGAGGTGTTCTTCCAGCAGTACGAGGACGTCTGGCTGCCGCTGTTCAAACCGGTCAGCCCGGTTGAGCACGGGGCGCTGCCGGTCGACGAGATCGCGCCGACCGACTTCGCCAAACACGTGCGCCCGATGCTGACCCGCAAGAAGTTCGAGGACAGCGCCGCGATCACCGGTATCGGCGCCTCGAAGATGGGCCGCCGGCTGATGGTGCCGCCGCTGTCGCTGACCATCGAGGCGTGTGAGGCCGCGGTCGCCGATGCCGGGTTGACCCTCGATGACATCGACGGCATGTCCACCTACCCGTCGATGGACGCCGTCGGGATGGGCGAGGGCGGCGTCACCGTGCTGGAGGGCGCCCTGGGCATCAAGCCCACCTGGATCAACGGCGGCATGGACACCTTCGGTCCGGGCGGGTCGGTGATCGCCGCGGTGATGGCGGTGGCGACCGGGATGGCCAAACACGTGCTGTGCTTCCGCACCCTGTGGGAGGCCACCTATCAGGCACTGGCCAAGGAGGGCAAGGTTTCTCCGCCCGGTGGCCCGCGCTCGAACAGCTACCAGCTGCCGTTCGGGGCGATGTCGGCCGCGCACACCCTGGCGCTCAACGCCCAGCGGCATTTCCACCGCTACGGCACCACCCGGGAGACCCTGGGCTGGATCGCGCTGAACCAGCGGGCCAACGCCGCGCTGAATCCGACGGCGATCTACCGGGATCCGATGACCATGGAGGACTACCTGTCGGCCCGGATGATCACCACGCCGTTCGGCCTCTACGACTGCGACGTGCCGTGCGACGGCGCGGTGGCCGTCGTGGTCTCGGCGGTGGACGCGGCCGCCGACCTGGCCAAGCCGCCGGTGCGGATCGAGGCCGTCGGCACCCAGATCATCGAGCGCACCGACTGGGACCAGACCACACTGACCCACGAGCCGCAGGTGCTGGGCCAGGCCGCGCACCTGTGGACGCGCACCAACCTACGGCCTGCCGACGTCGACGTCGCCCAGCTCTATGACGGGTTCACCTTCAATTGCCTGTCCTGGCTGGAGGCGCTGGGCTTCTGCGGCATCGGCGAAGCCAAGGATTTCCTGGACGGCGGTACCAATATCGCCCGCGACGGGGTGATCCCGGTCAACACCCACGGCGGCCAGCTCTCCCACGGCCGTACCCACGGCATGGGCCTGATCCACGAGGCCGTCACCCAGCTGCGCGGCGAGGCCGGCGAGCGTCAGGTGCCCAATGCCAAAGTGGCGGTGGCCTCCTCGGGCGGTCTGACACCCAGCGGGGTCATGCTGCTGCGGTCCGACTCGTAA
- a CDS encoding sigma-70 family RNA polymerase sigma factor yields the protein MAFRMLGCLQDAEDAVQSTWIKASVTVGERPRNPAAWLTTVLTRVCLDQLRTRSRRPEEPLFADLPPAEVFAADERYLQRESVSRALMVVLDRLTPAQRVAYVLHDLFGMTFAEVADVLGTSPASAKKHASRARGRLQSPASAAPAAPAVVDAFLTAAGGGDLNRMIALMADGCVRVVDPALVPPRTPTVVTGARAIAEETGLFAARIRAGTWVLTDGCPTYVLAPGGHLLAVVDITLDDERVVRINIRRAPPNAAFALAAPGDG from the coding sequence ATGGCGTTCCGCATGCTCGGTTGCCTCCAGGACGCGGAGGACGCGGTGCAGAGCACGTGGATCAAGGCGTCCGTCACGGTAGGCGAACGTCCGCGCAACCCCGCCGCATGGTTGACCACCGTGCTGACCAGGGTGTGTCTGGATCAGCTGCGCACCCGTAGCCGGCGGCCGGAGGAGCCCCTGTTCGCGGATTTGCCACCCGCCGAGGTGTTCGCGGCCGACGAGCGCTACCTGCAGCGGGAGTCGGTTTCCCGCGCGCTGATGGTGGTGCTCGACCGGCTGACACCGGCGCAGCGCGTCGCATACGTTCTGCACGACCTGTTCGGTATGACCTTCGCGGAGGTCGCCGACGTTCTCGGCACCAGCCCGGCCAGTGCGAAGAAGCACGCGAGCCGTGCGCGCGGACGACTCCAATCGCCTGCGTCCGCTGCGCCCGCCGCCCCCGCCGTCGTGGACGCGTTCCTCACCGCGGCCGGCGGCGGCGACCTGAACCGGATGATCGCTCTGATGGCGGACGGTTGCGTCCGGGTCGTCGATCCGGCTCTCGTCCCACCCCGCACACCGACCGTCGTCACCGGCGCCCGCGCGATTGCCGAGGAAACCGGACTGTTCGCCGCGCGCATCCGAGCCGGCACCTGGGTCCTCACCGACGGATGCCCGACCTATGTCCTGGCCCCCGGCGGCCACCTGCTCGCCGTCGTCGACATCACGCTGGACGACGAGCGGGTTGTCCGCATCAACATCCGCCGAGCACCCCCGAACGCGGCATTCGCGCTTGCCGCCCCGGGCGACGGGTAG
- a CDS encoding ferredoxin — MRIKLDRTLCDGFGICARHAPKYFSLDDWGYAVLVGNGIIGPEDRDDVLRALMDCPIHAIMEVDERRPDDPPPPSSQTGDPDPAEHLKVDHNEAEWGFTR; from the coding sequence ATGCGGATCAAGTTGGATCGCACGCTGTGCGACGGGTTCGGGATCTGCGCCCGGCACGCCCCGAAGTACTTCTCCCTCGACGACTGGGGTTATGCAGTCCTGGTCGGCAACGGCATCATTGGGCCGGAGGATCGCGACGACGTACTGCGCGCGCTGATGGACTGCCCCATCCACGCCATCATGGAAGTCGACGAGCGACGGCCCGACGATCCACCGCCGCCGTCGTCACAGACCGGTGACCCGGATCCCGCCGAACATCTGAAAGTCGATCACAACGAGGCCGAGTGGGGGTTTACCCGGTGA
- a CDS encoding alpha/beta fold hydrolase — MAIDLKEGEQVLEINGGNVVYEILGKEGEFIALTPGGRFSKDIPGLRPLAEALVAGGYRVLLWDRPNCGKSDVQFYGQSESHMRAETLHALITELGIGPCILAGGSGGARDSMLTTMLYPGMVTKLVVWNIVGGVYGSFVLGSYYIVPSILAVRGGGMKDVVKIGEWKERIAENPDNQTRILGQDPDEFLKLMLRWLNAFVPKPGQTIPGVEDELFDNITVPTLIIRGGENDMDHPKRTSLEISCLIKGSTLIDPPWPEDAWERAGEDRASGKVKQFNMFDTWVQAAPAILEFLGR; from the coding sequence GTGGCCATCGACCTCAAAGAGGGTGAGCAGGTTTTGGAGATCAACGGCGGCAACGTCGTCTACGAGATCCTGGGCAAGGAAGGCGAATTCATCGCCCTGACACCCGGCGGCCGGTTCAGCAAGGACATTCCGGGGCTGCGTCCGCTGGCCGAGGCACTGGTGGCCGGCGGCTACCGGGTGCTGCTGTGGGACCGCCCCAACTGCGGCAAATCCGACGTGCAGTTCTACGGGCAGAGCGAATCTCACATGCGCGCGGAAACCCTGCACGCGTTGATCACCGAGCTGGGCATCGGACCGTGCATCCTGGCCGGCGGCTCCGGCGGTGCCCGCGACTCCATGCTGACCACCATGCTGTACCCGGGGATGGTCACCAAGCTGGTGGTGTGGAACATCGTCGGCGGCGTGTACGGGTCGTTCGTCCTGGGGTCCTACTACATCGTGCCGAGCATCCTGGCCGTGCGCGGCGGAGGCATGAAGGACGTCGTCAAGATCGGTGAGTGGAAAGAACGCATCGCCGAGAACCCCGACAACCAGACCCGCATCCTCGGTCAGGATCCGGACGAATTCCTGAAGCTGATGCTGCGCTGGCTCAACGCGTTCGTGCCCAAGCCCGGCCAGACCATTCCCGGGGTCGAGGACGAACTGTTCGACAACATCACGGTGCCGACCCTCATCATCCGGGGTGGGGAGAACGACATGGACCACCCCAAGCGCACGTCGCTGGAGATCAGCTGCCTGATCAAGGGCTCCACCCTGATCGACCCGCCGTGGCCGGAGGACGCCTGGGAGCGCGCCGGTGAGGACCGCGCGTCGGGGAAGGTCAAGCAATTCAACATGTTCGACACCTGGGTGCAGGCCGCGCCGGCCATCCTGGAATTCCTGGGCCGCTGA
- a CDS encoding NAD(P)-dependent oxidoreductase, which produces MRVGFVGAGRMGAPMVTRLTAAGHDVRALGRTEQSRAAVTELGATAVADAASAADGADVVVVCVFTDDQVNAVAPELIAAMPTGSVLVLHTTGSPDTAAVLAESAGLRGVAVLDAPVSGGPHDIAAGAVTVFVGGDDEALQRARPVLAAYAEPILHAGGVGAGQKMKLVNNTLFAAQIGLMAEAVRLGDRLGLTEQALLTALPQGSAASAAMTNIARAGSTGAFIAAVAEFIGKDVAVVRGTAAELGTDLGRLEPLVDAGLGR; this is translated from the coding sequence GTGAGAGTCGGCTTCGTCGGGGCCGGCCGAATGGGCGCCCCGATGGTGACGCGGTTGACCGCGGCCGGCCACGACGTGCGGGCGCTCGGCCGCACCGAGCAGAGCCGCGCCGCCGTCACCGAACTCGGTGCCACTGCGGTCGCGGACGCGGCGTCGGCGGCCGACGGCGCCGACGTCGTCGTCGTGTGCGTCTTCACCGACGACCAGGTGAACGCCGTCGCACCGGAGCTGATCGCGGCCATGCCCACCGGCTCGGTGCTGGTGCTGCACACCACCGGCAGCCCGGATACCGCCGCAGTGCTCGCCGAATCGGCGGGCCTGCGCGGCGTCGCGGTGCTCGACGCGCCGGTGAGCGGTGGCCCGCACGACATCGCTGCGGGTGCGGTGACGGTGTTCGTCGGCGGTGACGACGAAGCGCTGCAGCGGGCCCGGCCGGTGCTCGCCGCCTACGCCGAGCCGATCCTGCATGCCGGCGGCGTCGGGGCCGGACAGAAGATGAAGCTGGTCAACAACACGCTGTTCGCCGCGCAGATCGGCCTGATGGCCGAAGCCGTCCGGCTCGGCGACCGGCTGGGGCTGACCGAACAAGCGCTGCTGACCGCGCTGCCACAGGGCAGCGCAGCCAGCGCGGCGATGACCAATATCGCCCGGGCCGGTTCCACCGGGGCCTTCATCGCCGCGGTCGCCGAGTTCATCGGCAAGGACGTCGCGGTGGTGCGTGGCACCGCTGCCGAGTTGGGTACCGATCTCGGCCGGCTCGAACCATTGGTGGACGCCGGTCTGGGCCGCTGA
- a CDS encoding DUF7064 domain-containing protein codes for MTEPVDSDEPLLPNETDELAHPAPGDALWNESWYFDFADPAAGIGGWIRLGWYPNEGQAWVNGLICGPGRPTVALNDFRAAVPNDPNNTQASGITLSHHAIEPLRSYRVVMHGQGRSFDDPAELLRDGDGSPVPVSIDLVWSTAGRPYRYRLATRYEIPCTVSGTVTVGERSYDVKAAAGQRDHSWGVRDWWSMDWVWSAIHLDDGTHLHAVEVRIPGLDPVALGYLQDPDGNLDELRSVRATEDFRPDGLPAGAHVSVQPGDLEVDVTPVGHAPVRLVADDGRVAEFPRAWVTVTTGDGRRGVGWMEWNRNRR; via the coding sequence GTGACCGAACCGGTCGACTCCGATGAACCGTTGCTGCCCAACGAAACCGATGAGCTCGCGCATCCGGCGCCCGGCGACGCACTGTGGAACGAGAGCTGGTATTTCGACTTCGCCGATCCCGCGGCCGGCATCGGTGGCTGGATCCGGCTGGGCTGGTACCCGAACGAGGGTCAGGCCTGGGTCAACGGGCTGATCTGCGGTCCCGGACGGCCGACCGTCGCGCTCAACGACTTCCGGGCCGCGGTGCCGAACGACCCCAACAACACCCAGGCGAGCGGAATCACGCTGTCGCACCACGCGATCGAGCCGTTGCGGTCCTACCGGGTGGTGATGCACGGCCAGGGCCGCAGCTTCGACGATCCAGCCGAACTGCTGCGCGACGGCGACGGTTCGCCGGTACCGGTTTCGATCGATCTGGTCTGGTCCACCGCGGGCCGCCCCTACCGATACCGGCTGGCCACCCGCTACGAGATCCCGTGCACGGTCAGCGGAACCGTCACCGTGGGGGAGCGCAGCTACGACGTGAAAGCCGCAGCGGGGCAACGAGATCACTCCTGGGGTGTGCGGGACTGGTGGAGCATGGACTGGGTGTGGAGTGCGATCCACCTGGACGACGGCACTCACCTGCACGCCGTCGAAGTCCGTATTCCGGGCCTCGACCCCGTCGCTCTCGGATACCTCCAGGATCCCGACGGGAACCTCGACGAGCTGCGGAGTGTTCGGGCCACCGAGGACTTCAGGCCCGACGGGCTACCCGCGGGCGCGCACGTCAGCGTGCAACCCGGTGACCTCGAAGTCGACGTGACGCCGGTCGGTCACGCGCCGGTGCGGCTGGTCGCCGACGACGGGCGGGTCGCCGAATTTCCCCGCGCCTGGGTGACAGTCACCACCGGCGACGGACGCCGCGGCGTCGGCTGGATGGAATGGAACCGCAACCGCCGCTGA
- a CDS encoding alpha/beta fold hydrolase has product MTDRPAVAVEPAPRVTLVDGVPMSGVLAAVPAPRATIVALHGGATTAAYFHPPGHPELSLPRLGAAAGFTVLALDRPGFGASGAFASEFDDTTRRVDMVYRAIDTILGDRDRGAGLFLLAHSNGSELVLRMAGEHPQGDTLLGIEISGTGVEQQPNARAILAGATAERIPTGLRELLWEPAELYPDRVAGAVRITGGPISPGYEATLVSSWGETFPRLAGAVRVPVRYSLGEHERVWRNDDSAMAEVAALFGNAPRVTVARHRNAGHNLSLGHTAADYHQSVLSYIQECIQ; this is encoded by the coding sequence ATGACCGACCGGCCCGCGGTGGCCGTCGAACCGGCGCCGAGGGTGACACTGGTCGACGGGGTCCCGATGTCCGGGGTGCTTGCGGCGGTTCCCGCGCCGCGCGCGACGATCGTGGCGCTGCACGGCGGTGCGACGACCGCCGCGTACTTCCATCCGCCCGGGCATCCGGAGTTGTCCCTGCCGCGCCTGGGTGCCGCGGCCGGGTTCACCGTGCTTGCGCTGGACCGACCCGGTTTCGGCGCATCGGGTGCCTTCGCCTCCGAATTCGACGACACCACCCGGCGGGTGGACATGGTCTACCGGGCGATCGACACGATCCTCGGTGACCGCGACCGCGGCGCCGGACTGTTCCTGCTGGCGCACTCCAACGGCAGCGAGCTGGTGCTGCGGATGGCCGGCGAGCATCCGCAGGGCGACACTCTCCTCGGTATCGAGATCTCCGGTACCGGTGTCGAGCAGCAGCCGAACGCCCGCGCGATCCTGGCCGGCGCCACCGCCGAGCGGATCCCGACCGGATTGCGGGAACTGCTGTGGGAGCCCGCCGAGCTGTATCCGGACCGGGTGGCCGGCGCCGTGCGGATCACCGGCGGCCCGATCTCCCCCGGCTACGAGGCCACCCTGGTCAGCAGTTGGGGCGAGACGTTCCCCCGGCTGGCCGGTGCGGTCCGGGTGCCCGTGCGCTACAGCCTCGGCGAACACGAACGGGTTTGGCGCAACGACGATTCCGCCATGGCCGAGGTCGCCGCGCTGTTCGGCAACGCCCCGCGTGTGACGGTGGCCCGCCACCGGAATGCCGGGCACAACCTGAGCCTGGGACACACCGCGGCCGACTATCACCAGAGCGTACTGTCGTACATACAGGAATGCATTCAGTAA
- a CDS encoding NAD(P)-dependent oxidoreductase, with the protein MTRVGFIGLGSQGGPMARAIVEAGIPTTLWARRPESLEPYADTAATYAETPAALAAASDVVCLCVVGDDDVRELVYGGLLDAMTEGSTLVIHSTVHPDTCRELAERAEAKGVSVLDAPVSGGGPAAAAGTLLVMVGGDEAALVRVRPVFETYANPIVHLGPVGAGQITKILNNLLFSANLGAAISMLELGESLGVPRDKACQVMTSGSANSRALGSIAAFGGTLDALAPIAGALLQKDVRLAASLADAAGAPQGKVFHAADAALDSMGHPR; encoded by the coding sequence GTGACACGAGTCGGATTCATCGGACTGGGCAGCCAGGGCGGGCCGATGGCCCGGGCGATCGTCGAGGCGGGTATCCCGACGACGCTGTGGGCGCGCCGCCCCGAGTCGCTGGAACCCTACGCCGACACCGCCGCGACCTACGCCGAGACCCCCGCGGCACTGGCCGCCGCCAGCGACGTGGTCTGCCTGTGCGTGGTGGGTGACGACGACGTCCGCGAACTCGTCTACGGCGGCCTGCTGGACGCGATGACCGAGGGCTCGACCCTGGTCATCCACAGCACCGTTCATCCCGACACCTGCCGCGAGTTGGCCGAACGCGCCGAGGCAAAGGGCGTATCGGTGCTCGACGCGCCGGTGTCCGGCGGCGGCCCCGCGGCCGCGGCCGGCACGCTGCTGGTGATGGTGGGCGGCGACGAGGCGGCACTGGTCCGGGTCCGCCCGGTCTTCGAGACCTACGCCAACCCGATCGTCCACTTGGGCCCGGTGGGCGCCGGCCAGATCACCAAGATCCTCAACAACCTGCTGTTCAGCGCCAACCTGGGTGCGGCGATCTCGATGCTCGAGCTCGGCGAGTCCCTGGGCGTGCCCCGGGACAAGGCCTGCCAGGTGATGACCAGCGGTTCGGCCAACAGTCGCGCGCTCGGTTCGATCGCCGCGTTCGGCGGCACCCTCGACGCGCTGGCGCCAATCGCCGGGGCGCTGCTGCAGAAGGACGTTCGGCTGGCGGCCAGCCTGGCCGATGCCGCGGGCGCCCCGCAGGGCAAGGTCTTCCACGCCGCCGATGCCGCCCTGGATTCGATGGGCCATCCCCGGTGA
- a CDS encoding ferredoxin produces the protein MTKGTAVAKKKVVVDFEICESNAVCMGIIPEVFQLDDDDYLHVLDDEVTPEREQLIREAVRQCPRQAISIVEEE, from the coding sequence ATGACGAAGGGAACCGCAGTGGCGAAGAAGAAGGTTGTCGTCGATTTCGAGATCTGCGAATCCAATGCCGTCTGCATGGGCATCATCCCCGAGGTGTTCCAGCTCGACGACGACGACTACCTGCACGTGCTCGACGACGAGGTGACGCCCGAACGGGAGCAGCTGATCCGCGAGGCCGTGCGCCAGTGCCCCCGCCAGGCCATCTCCATTGTCGAGGAGGAGTAG
- a CDS encoding DoxX family protein has protein sequence MTTALFVATIVCIAANALIAVADYSRAGFVLQNSAEVHVPVGALPYLATLKLAGAMGLTVGLFAVPWLGVAAGTGLVLFFTGAVVTHIRARVFYNMAFPGLYLLLAIASTVYLAALAIER, from the coding sequence ATGACCACGGCGCTGTTCGTCGCGACGATCGTGTGCATCGCCGCCAACGCGCTCATCGCCGTCGCCGACTACAGTCGGGCCGGCTTCGTGTTGCAGAACTCCGCCGAGGTGCACGTGCCCGTCGGCGCCCTGCCCTACCTTGCGACGTTGAAGCTGGCCGGGGCCATGGGGCTGACCGTCGGCCTCTTCGCGGTTCCGTGGCTCGGCGTCGCGGCCGGAACCGGACTGGTCCTGTTCTTCACCGGTGCCGTTGTCACCCATATCCGGGCCCGCGTCTTTTACAACATGGCCTTCCCCGGCCTGTACCTACTGCTCGCGATCGCGTCCACCGTCTACCTGGCAGCGCTGGCCATCGAACGCTGA